A single genomic interval of Alistipes provencensis harbors:
- a CDS encoding toprim domain-containing protein yields the protein MNIQEVKQIRIADYLQSLGYTPVKQQGSSFWYKSPLREETDASFKVNTELNKWYDFGLGKGGNIIALAAELYHTEDVTCLLKRIEERTPYIRPASFSFGKQQSDNRTYRVLRVGELSSPALIAYLQERGIDIELAKRECKELRFENADKPYFAIGFPNMARGYEVRNRYFKGCVAPKDITHIRQQKEPRTVCYLFEGFMDYLSFLTIRVKNNPQHPRLNAQDYVILNSVSNLSKAESILATYTRIGCFLDNDTAGRNAYANLQRMLGDRLQDMSVHYAGYNDLNEYLCKKLLSQSTEPIKEEKQVQSARRMMQPPKKKGLKI from the coding sequence ATGAACATACAAGAAGTTAAACAAATCAGAATCGCAGACTATCTGCAAAGTTTGGGTTACACGCCCGTCAAGCAACAGGGCAGCAGCTTTTGGTACAAATCACCGCTGAGAGAGGAAACGGACGCATCTTTCAAGGTAAACACAGAACTCAACAAATGGTACGATTTTGGACTTGGCAAGGGCGGTAACATCATCGCATTGGCAGCGGAACTCTACCATACGGAAGATGTAACCTGCCTGTTGAAGCGCATAGAGGAACGGACACCATACATCCGCCCTGCATCGTTTTCTTTTGGCAAGCAGCAATCCGACAACCGCACTTATCGGGTATTAAGAGTTGGCGAGCTGTCATCACCTGCGCTCATTGCCTATCTGCAAGAAAGGGGGATAGACATTGAACTCGCCAAAAGGGAGTGTAAGGAACTGCGGTTTGAGAATGCCGACAAACCCTATTTCGCCATCGGCTTCCCGAATATGGCAAGAGGGTATGAAGTGCGTAATAGATACTTCAAGGGATGTGTCGCCCCGAAGGACATCACCCATATCCGACAGCAAAAAGAGCCACGAACCGTCTGTTATCTTTTCGAGGGCTTCATGGATTATCTCTCGTTCCTGACCATCCGAGTAAAGAACAATCCGCAACACCCACGATTGAATGCACAGGATTACGTCATTCTCAACTCCGTTTCCAACCTCTCGAAAGCGGAAAGCATATTGGCAACCTATACCCGAATCGGCTGTTTCCTTGACAATGACACAGCAGGACGGAACGCATACGCCAACCTGCAACGGATGTTGGGTGACCGCTTGCAGGATATGTCGGTTCACTATGCAGGGTATAATGACTTGAACGAGTACCTGTGCAAAAAACTCTTGTCCCAATCGACAGAGCCGATAAAGGAGGAGAAGCAAGTACAATCCGCAAGGCGGATGATGCAGCCACCGAAAAAGAAAGGGCTGAAAATATAG
- a CDS encoding primase-helicase family protein, whose amino-acid sequence MSANKQQDSHRPPSDGGMAKEEFIRVGTTLYKIVEQPKLNGGYVRKRIAWNNETLRQDYGKDYIGSVPKYDGFCTVPEHIGYHPVVGKFLNLYEPIDHQPKEGDFSHIQSLVGHIFGEQYELGMDYLQLLYLYPIQKLPILLLVSEERNTGKSTFLNFLKLLFQNNVTFNTNEDFRSQFNSDWAGKLLIVVDEVLLNRREDSERLKNLSTTLSYKVEAKGKDRDEIAFFAKFVLCSNNEYLPVIIDAGETRYWVRKIDRLQSDDTDFLQKLKAEIPAFLHFLQHRTLSTEKESRMWFAPSLLHTEALQKIIRSNRNRLEIEMHELILDIMDSVGTDTFSFCYNDILLLLVHSQVKVEKHQVRKVLQECWKLTPAPNGLTYTTYQFNYNRECRYEPVKRVGRFYSVTREQLESL is encoded by the coding sequence ATGTCAGCTAACAAACAACAAGACAGCCACAGACCGCCATCGGATGGTGGCATGGCAAAGGAGGAATTCATCCGAGTGGGGACTACGCTTTACAAGATTGTGGAGCAGCCCAAACTGAACGGAGGGTATGTAAGGAAACGCATAGCATGGAACAACGAAACCCTGCGCCAAGACTACGGCAAGGACTACATCGGCAGCGTTCCCAAGTATGACGGCTTCTGCACCGTACCCGAACACATCGGCTACCATCCCGTGGTCGGCAAGTTCCTTAACCTCTATGAACCGATAGACCACCAACCTAAAGAGGGCGATTTCTCGCATATCCAATCTTTGGTAGGTCACATCTTCGGGGAGCAATACGAGTTGGGCATGGACTACCTACAACTGCTCTACTTGTACCCCATTCAAAAGCTGCCTATCCTGCTGTTGGTATCAGAGGAACGCAACACAGGCAAAAGCACATTTCTGAATTTTCTAAAACTCCTATTTCAGAACAATGTAACCTTTAACACCAACGAGGATTTCCGTAGCCAATTCAATTCCGACTGGGCCGGCAAACTGCTTATCGTGGTGGACGAGGTGCTGCTCAACCGTAGGGAGGACAGCGAGCGGTTGAAGAACCTAAGCACCACACTTTCCTACAAGGTGGAAGCCAAAGGCAAAGACCGTGACGAGATAGCGTTTTTCGCCAAGTTCGTGCTATGCTCCAACAACGAGTACTTGCCTGTAATCATTGATGCAGGGGAAACACGCTATTGGGTACGCAAGATAGACCGCTTGCAGTCTGATGATACCGACTTCCTGCAAAAGCTGAAAGCGGAGATACCCGCCTTTCTTCATTTCCTGCAACACAGAACACTATCCACCGAAAAGGAAAGCCGTATGTGGTTTGCTCCATCGCTGTTGCATACCGAAGCCTTGCAGAAGATAATCCGCAGCAACCGTAACCGACTGGAGATAGAGATGCACGAGCTGATACTTGACATCATGGATAGTGTCGGCACGGACACATTCTCGTTCTGCTACAACGACATTCTTCTGTTGCTGGTACACTCGCAGGTAAAAGTGGAGAAGCACCAAGTCCGAAAGGTGTTGCAGGAGTGTTGGAAACTTACGCCTGCACCCAACGGACTGACCTATACCACCTACCAATTCAACTACAATCGGGAGTGTCGGTATGAGCCTGTAAAACGGGTCGGTCGTTTCTATTCTGTCACGAGGGAACAACTTGAATCCCTGTAA
- the mobV gene encoding MobV family relaxase, whose amino-acid sequence MGYFSLDIKKAKGSSDTVQSDHIERRIIPKNADPTRTHLNRVLIEYPDGVHGRDEAIAHRLNTAGIKRKITHDQVRVVRVVLSGTHEDMMDIQENGRLDEWCSDSIQWLQATFGRENVVAAHLHMDEKTPHIHAAIVPIVTGERRKAKKEQEDGKRKYHKKANTVRLCADDLFNRQTLIAYHDNYARVMAKYGLQRGVRGSEARHTTTTQYYRDIQKKNAALDAENKRLQEQKTETEQELRQAKKEVQTEKLKGAATTAATNIAESVGSLFGSNKVKTLERENTALYREVATHEETIEILQNRIHTMQTEHNRQLLEIQQNHRKEMAEKSVRHKDEVSGLKRIIEKLCAWFPMAKEIMRIESLCRLVGFNERQTTTLTYGKPLIYEGKLYSEEHNRSFTTERAGFQVVKDPADKSKLTLVINRQPIGEWFREQFDRLRQSIRQPIQPQRKSRGIT is encoded by the coding sequence ATGGGATATTTTTCATTGGACATAAAGAAAGCAAAAGGTTCATCGGACACCGTACAATCCGACCATATAGAGAGAAGAATCATACCTAAAAACGCAGACCCGACAAGAACGCATCTGAACAGGGTACTTATAGAATACCCCGATGGCGTTCATGGCAGGGATGAAGCGATTGCCCACAGGCTGAACACGGCAGGCATCAAGCGGAAGATTACACATGACCAAGTCCGTGTAGTCCGAGTGGTTCTGTCGGGAACACATGAGGACATGATGGACATACAGGAAAACGGAAGACTTGACGAATGGTGCAGCGACAGCATCCAATGGCTGCAAGCCACATTCGGCAGGGAGAACGTGGTTGCCGCCCATCTTCACATGGACGAGAAGACACCGCATATCCATGCAGCCATTGTTCCCATCGTGACAGGTGAAAGGCGCAAAGCCAAGAAAGAGCAGGAAGACGGCAAACGGAAGTATCACAAGAAAGCAAATACCGTCCGTTTGTGTGCCGATGACCTGTTCAACCGTCAGACCTTGATTGCGTACCACGACAATTATGCAAGGGTTATGGCTAAATACGGATTACAGCGAGGTGTGCGAGGTTCCGAAGCACGGCACACCACCACGACACAGTATTATCGGGACATACAGAAAAAGAACGCTGCCCTTGATGCAGAAAACAAGCGGTTACAGGAGCAGAAAACCGAAACCGAACAGGAACTCAGACAAGCCAAGAAAGAGGTACAGACCGAGAAACTGAAAGGTGCAGCCACCACCGCAGCGACCAACATAGCTGAAAGTGTCGGTTCTCTTTTCGGGAGCAACAAGGTCAAGACTTTGGAAAGGGAGAACACCGCCCTGTATCGGGAAGTTGCCACCCATGAGGAAACCATTGAGATACTGCAAAACCGCATACACACGATGCAAACCGAGCACAACCGCCAGTTGTTGGAAATACAGCAGAATCACCGTAAGGAGATGGCGGAAAAAAGTGTCAGACACAAAGATGAAGTATCAGGTTTGAAACGCATTATCGAAAAGCTGTGTGCATGGTTTCCTATGGCAAAGGAAATTATGAGAATAGAGAGCCTGTGCCGCCTTGTCGGGTTCAATGAAAGGCAGACCACGACATTGACTTATGGTAAGCCTTTGATATACGAGGGCAAACTTTATTCGGAGGAACATAATCGGAGTTTTACGACAGAAAGAGCAGGCTTTCAAGTGGTGAAAGACCCTGCGGACAAGTCTAAACTGACACTCGTAATCAACCGCCAGCCCATAGGCGAATGGTTCAGGGAACAGTTCGACAGGCTACGGCAGAGCATACGACAGCCAATTCAACCACAAAGGAAAAGTAGAGGAATTACATAA
- a CDS encoding MFS transporter, whose translation MEKIRNWKQDFYTIWAGQAVSLITSGVLQMAIIWHLTNTTGSAMVLSMATLVGFLPQAVLGSAIGVLVDRWNRKMVMIGADVIIACAGLVLTVISLSAELPVWIVMLILFIRSVGTAFHSPALSAVTPLLVPEEQLVKCAGYTQSIQSASFILSPAIAAFLYAKWGLNSAVALDVFGAIIACITVAMVHIPKQPIEALQQENFFTELRIGYNAIRQNKALFTLLWIGAINMFIYMPINALFPLMSMNYFEGSTLHASVVEIVFAVGMLLGGLLLGAWGGFKKRMANIIGSIFLVGVSLTVSGLLPTNGFMIFAICCTLMGFSAPFYNGVQTALFQEQIQPEYLGRVFGLLGSIMSFAMPLGLVVSGAFADQIGVNRWFLFSGMAILLLAIIALCLPQLRKVDNQKQKS comes from the coding sequence ATGGAAAAAATCAGAAATTGGAAACAAGATTTCTATACAATATGGGCGGGGCAAGCTGTGTCCCTGATAACAAGTGGGGTTCTTCAAATGGCCATCATCTGGCATCTGACAAATACAACAGGGTCTGCGATGGTGTTGTCAATGGCGACCTTGGTTGGGTTTCTACCTCAAGCGGTTTTAGGTTCTGCAATCGGAGTACTTGTTGACCGCTGGAACCGGAAAATGGTCATGATTGGTGCAGATGTCATCATAGCTTGTGCTGGACTGGTACTTACCGTAATTTCCCTGTCAGCGGAACTACCTGTATGGATAGTAATGCTCATCCTCTTCATTAGAAGCGTTGGCACTGCATTCCATTCCCCTGCGTTAAGTGCGGTAACACCTCTTTTAGTGCCTGAAGAACAGTTAGTCAAATGTGCCGGCTACACCCAGTCCATCCAATCGGCAAGTTTCATCCTAAGTCCGGCAATTGCCGCTTTTCTCTATGCAAAATGGGGGTTGAATTCTGCGGTTGCCCTTGACGTATTCGGAGCAATAATTGCCTGTATCACTGTTGCAATGGTTCACATCCCAAAACAACCGATTGAAGCGCTGCAGCAAGAAAACTTTTTCACCGAACTGCGCATTGGCTATAACGCAATACGACAAAATAAAGCTCTTTTCACATTGCTTTGGATAGGAGCAATCAATATGTTCATTTATATGCCAATCAATGCGCTATTTCCGCTGATGAGTATGAATTATTTCGAGGGAAGTACCTTGCATGCTTCCGTGGTGGAAATTGTTTTTGCAGTTGGTATGTTGTTGGGCGGACTTCTATTGGGCGCATGGGGAGGTTTCAAAAAGCGCATGGCAAATATCATCGGCTCTATCTTTCTTGTGGGAGTGTCATTGACTGTTTCCGGCTTGCTACCAACCAATGGTTTTATGATATTTGCGATATGTTGTACGTTGATGGGCTTTTCTGCCCCATTCTATAATGGAGTACAGACCGCGCTATTTCAAGAACAGATACAACCCGAGTATTTAGGGCGTGTTTTCGGACTTCTTGGCAGCATCATGTCGTTTGCCATGCCGCTTGGGTTGGTAGTGTCGGGTGCATTTGCAGACCAAATCGGGGTAAACCGTTGGTTTTTGTTCTCAGGTATGGCTATTCTGCTTCTCGCTATAATAGCCTTATGTCTTCCACAACTTAGAAAGGTCGACAATCAAAAACAAAAATCATGA
- a CDS encoding Ig-like domain-containing protein gives MKRFFCLFTALTAVLSLSSCMEKEDTPPHFVHVESVSFDVPTLSLPETKTYSLQIIFTPEDCGNKKITWYNTNPEVATVSAEGVITAKAEGVTTIGIQTSDMRRTAEVEVTVTPFIADVPITSITLSTISHNFLVTDDPLTVTATVTPENPSIPTLEWISSDEGVARVSQEGVVTPVGHGRATITAKANDGSKQKAECKVTVSGVKDRNYDGTDAYYKLIYYPVNIEVTLSDGTKATQTWLDRNLGAKKVAESKGDYEAYGSLFQWSRKADGHEQTTWSDATTGVLANGITSINERVPDRANAGHNKFIPTNAEPNDWASQSSTQETGLWGGKYTDYEWHAPLADETNINNPCPEGYRVPTVNEFLSMAGAILNTTLSYNKKYSISDPNTVFAESDLHLPSSGDMLYSSSSANTENGNSRGVYWTNSSAAKKGDNYNNANRLLFMSGQVIVNPYQRTNAYSIRCIRDTPLETTSLED, from the coding sequence ATGAAAAGATTTTTCTGTCTATTCACGGCTTTGACGGCGGTCTTGTCGCTCTCATCCTGTATGGAGAAGGAGGATACGCCCCCGCATTTCGTACATGTGGAGAGCGTAAGTTTCGACGTTCCGACACTCAGCCTTCCCGAAACCAAAACGTACAGCCTGCAAATTATCTTTACCCCCGAAGACTGCGGCAACAAGAAAATCACTTGGTACAACACCAATCCCGAGGTTGCGACGGTCAGCGCCGAAGGTGTCATCACGGCCAAGGCCGAGGGTGTGACCACCATCGGCATCCAGACCAGCGACATGCGCCGCACGGCGGAGGTGGAGGTGACGGTCACGCCGTTCATCGCCGATGTTCCGATCACTTCGATCACCCTCAGCACGATTTCCCACAATTTCCTCGTGACCGATGATCCGCTCACCGTGACTGCGACCGTTACGCCCGAGAATCCGTCGATCCCGACGCTTGAGTGGATTTCGTCCGACGAAGGGGTGGCCCGTGTGTCGCAGGAAGGTGTCGTTACGCCTGTCGGACACGGCCGCGCCACCATTACGGCCAAGGCCAACGACGGCAGCAAGCAGAAAGCCGAGTGTAAGGTGACGGTCTCCGGTGTCAAGGACCGTAACTATGACGGTACGGATGCATACTATAAACTGATCTATTACCCCGTGAATATCGAGGTGACGCTTTCCGATGGTACGAAGGCCACGCAGACATGGCTCGACCGTAATCTGGGAGCCAAGAAGGTTGCCGAATCAAAAGGCGATTACGAGGCTTACGGTTCGCTGTTCCAGTGGTCGCGCAAGGCCGACGGACATGAACAGACTACATGGTCTGATGCTACTACGGGGGTATTGGCGAATGGTATTACTTCGATTAATGAACGTGTCCCTGATCGGGCGAATGCCGGCCATAATAAATTTATTCCGACGAATGCAGAACCCAATGACTGGGCTTCACAGTCTTCGACGCAGGAAACGGGCCTTTGGGGCGGAAAATACACCGACTATGAATGGCACGCGCCTTTGGCCGATGAAACGAACATCAACAATCCCTGTCCGGAGGGTTATCGGGTACCGACTGTCAACGAATTCTTGTCCATGGCCGGAGCGATCCTGAATACGACGTTGAGCTATAATAAGAAATATTCGATCAGCGATCCGAACACCGTATTCGCAGAATCCGATTTGCACTTGCCTTCATCCGGCGATATGCTTTACTCGTCATCGTCAGCAAATACGGAAAACGGAAATTCGCGAGGTGTTTATTGGACGAATTCCTCCGCTGCGAAAAAAGGCGATAACTACAATAATGCGAACCGTTTGCTTTTCATGAGCGGACAGGTGATCGTGAATCCTTACCAGCGTACCAACGCGTACAGTATCCGTTGTATCCGCGATACGCCCCTTGAAACGACCTCTCTGGAGGATTGA
- a CDS encoding site-specific integrase, translating to MRSTFKVLFYVKKGSEKPNGNLPLMCRITVDGEIKQFSCKMDVPLRLWDVKNNRASGKSAEAQRINRAVDKIRVEINRRYQELMQTDGYVTAAKLKDAYLGIGIKQETLLKLFEQHNSEFAKKVGHSRAKGTFRRYVTVCKHIREFLPHTYKREDIPLKELNLSFINDFEYFLRTEKKCRTNTIWGYMIVLKHIISIARNDGRLPFNPFAGYINSPESVDRGYITREEIHTMMNTDMPDKTHELVRDLFLFSTFTGLAYSDVKNLTEDNLQTFFDGNLWIITRRKKTNTESNIRLLDVPRKIIEKYRGMTRDNKVFPMPSNTTCNKKLKAIAKLCGIKVHLTYHVARHSAATTVLLSNGVPIETVSRLLGHTNIKTTQIYAKITAQKISQDMETLSHKLEDMEKNICNAIQ from the coding sequence ATGAGAAGTACATTTAAGGTATTGTTCTACGTGAAGAAAGGCAGTGAGAAACCCAACGGCAACCTGCCTTTGATGTGTCGCATTACGGTGGACGGAGAGATTAAGCAGTTCAGTTGCAAGATGGATGTTCCCTTGCGCCTGTGGGACGTGAAGAACAACCGTGCTTCGGGTAAGAGTGCCGAAGCGCAAAGAATCAACCGTGCCGTTGACAAAATCAGAGTGGAGATAAACCGCCGTTATCAAGAGTTGATGCAGACGGACGGTTATGTCACTGCTGCCAAGTTGAAAGATGCCTATCTCGGCATCGGTATCAAACAGGAAACCTTGCTAAAACTGTTTGAACAACACAACAGCGAATTTGCCAAGAAAGTGGGACACAGCAGGGCAAAAGGAACATTCCGACGTTATGTTACCGTCTGCAAGCACATCCGTGAGTTCCTACCCCATACCTACAAGCGTGAAGATATTCCGTTAAAAGAGTTGAACCTCTCGTTCATCAACGACTTCGAGTATTTCCTGCGTACTGAGAAAAAATGCCGCACCAATACCATTTGGGGCTACATGATTGTGCTGAAACACATTATTTCCATAGCGAGGAATGACGGTCGTCTGCCGTTCAATCCCTTTGCAGGGTACATCAACTCTCCCGAAAGCGTGGACAGAGGGTATATTACGAGAGAGGAGATACACACAATGATGAACACCGATATGCCCGACAAGACACACGAGCTTGTCAGGGATTTATTTCTGTTCTCCACCTTTACAGGTTTGGCATATTCCGATGTCAAGAACCTTACGGAAGACAACCTGCAAACATTCTTTGACGGAAATCTGTGGATTATCACCCGAAGAAAGAAAACTAACACGGAATCCAATATCCGATTGTTGGATGTTCCCCGAAAGATAATAGAGAAGTACAGGGGTATGACAAGAGATAATAAAGTATTCCCCATGCCGAGTAACACGACTTGCAACAAGAAGCTGAAAGCCATTGCCAAGTTGTGCGGTATAAAAGTCCACTTGACCTATCATGTAGCAAGACATTCGGCAGCGACCACTGTGCTGTTATCCAACGGAGTACCCATTGAAACCGTCAGCCGACTTTTGGGACATACCAACATAAAAACGACCCAAATTTACGCAAAAATCACAGCCCAAAAGATTAGTCAGGATATGGAAACATTGTCGCACAAACTGGAGGATATGGAAAAGAACATTTGCAATGCCATTCAGTAA